From Xylocopa sonorina isolate GNS202 chromosome 2, iyXylSono1_principal, whole genome shotgun sequence, a single genomic window includes:
- the Ddx1 gene encoding ATP-dependent RNA helicase Ddx1: MTAFEEMGVLPEIAKAVDEMEWTLPTDVQAEAIPLILGGGDVLMAAETGSGKTGAFCLPILQIVWETLQDFESGKTGSSSSSGPQVPSKHWSLSLFDRGKSLAITPDGLRCQSREQKEWHGCRANKGIQGKDKYFFEAIVTDEGLCRVGWSTSQASLDLGTDKFGFGFGGTGKKSNAKQFDNYGEAFGMHDVIGCLLNLSKGEISFTKNGVDLGVAFTLNGQQRSQTFYPAVVLKNAEMSFNFGAQPFKYPPPNDYIAVASASKEVVRENPVNSSQAQSKDNGKPKCNAPQAIIIEPSRELAEQTYNQIQKFKKHLKNPAVRELLVIGGVSVKDQISALNSGIDIVVGTPGRLEDLIQGGYLSLTHCRFFILDEADGLLKQGYTELIDRLHRQIPKITSDGKRLQMVVCSATLHAFEVKKMAERLMHFPTWVDLKGEDAVPETVHHVVVIVDPQKDKSWHNLRRHVETDNVHARDNIRPGNNNPETLSEAVKILKGEYCIRAIKEHNIDRAIIFCRTKLDCDNLERYLKQTGGNQFSCVCLHGDRKPAERKSNLEKFKRQEVKFLICTDVAARGLDISGLPFMINITLPDEKSNYVHRIGRVGRAERMGLAISLVSKVPEKVWYHGEWCPSRGRNCSNTNLTDRGGCCMWYNEPNYLAEIEDHLNITIQQIEADMKVPMNDFDGKVVYGEKKAAMGSNYQNHVQQMAPYVAELSSLESKTQILYLKRHMATAAN; the protein is encoded by the exons ATGACAGCGTTTGAGG AAATGGGTGTTTTGCCTGAAATTGCAAAAGCGGTCGATGAAATGGAATGGAC ATTGCCAACTGACGTGCAAGCGGAAGCGATTCCACTAATTTTAGGTGGCGGAGATGTGTTAATGGCTGCAGAGACCGGTAGTGGTAAAACAGGTGCCTTCTGTTTACCAATTTTGCAAATTGTATGGGAAACTTTGCAAGATTTTGAATCGGGTAAAACAGGCAGCAGTAGTTCCTCTGGGCCACAAGTACCTT CTAAACATTGGTCACTGAGTTTATTCGATAGAGGCAAATCGTTAGCCATAACACCAGATGGTTTGAGATGCCAGAGTCGTGAGCAAAAGGAATGGCACGGTTGCAGAGCCAACAAAGGAATTCAAGGGAAGGACAAATACTTCTTCGAAGCCATTGTAACTGATGAAGGATTGTGCCGTGTGGGATGGTCCACGTCCCAA GCTTCATTGGATTTAGGAACAGACAAGTTTGGTTTCGGTTTTGGTGGTACTGGTAAAAAATCAAATGCGAAACAGTTTGATAATTATGGAGAGGCATTTGGAATGCACGATGTGATTGGATGCCTCCTGAATTTATCGAAGGGTGAAATAAGCTTCACAAAGAATGGAGTAGACTTGGGTGTGGCGTTCACTTTGAACGGACAGCAAAGATCGCAAACCTTTTATCCAGCTGTTGTGCTGAAAAATGCAGAGATGTCATTTAATTTTGGTGCACAACCATTTAAGTACCCACCTCCGAACGACTACATAGCTGTTGCATCAGCTTCTAAGGAGGTTGTAAGAGAGAATCCTGTAAACAGTAGTCAAGCTCAGAGCAAAGACAATGGCAAACCTAAGTGCAATGCTCCTCAAGCCATAATCATAGAACCTTCTAGAGAGCTTGCAGAACAAACCTACAATCAAATTCAAAAA TTCAAGAAACATTTAAAAAATCCAGCTGTTAGAGAATTGTTAGTTATTGGTGGAGTTAGCGTGAAAGATCAAATTTCTGCACTAAATTCTGGTATCGATATTGTGGTTGGAACACCTGGTCGCTTAGAAGATTTAATACAAGGCGGCTATTTGTCCTTAACGCATTGCAG ATTCTTCATTCTGGATGAGGCTGACGGTCTATTAAAACAAGGATACACAGAATTGATTGATCGTTTGCATAGACAAATACCAAAAATTACATCAGATGGAAAGAGACTGCAAATGGTCGTTTGTTCAGCTACATTGCACGCGTTCGAAGTGAAGAAAATGGCG GAACGTCTGATGCATTTTCCAACATGGGTAGACTTAAAAGGTGAAGATGCAGTGCCTGAAACAGTACATCACGTTGTTGTAATAGTAGATCCACAAAAAGACAAATCGTGGCACAATTTAAGAAGACACGTTGAAACTGATAATGTTCATGCTAGGGACAATATAAGACCTGGAAACAACAATCCTG AGACACTCTCAGAGGCAGTAAAGATACTAAAAGGCGAATACTGCATCCGTGCTATCAAGGAGCACAATATTGATAGAGCAATCATTTTCTGTAGAACTAAATTAGACTGCGATAACTTGGAGCGCTATTTGAAACAAACTGGTGGGAACCAATTCTCGTGTGTATGTTTACACGGTGATCGAAAGCCTGCCGAACGTAAATCTAATCTGGAGAAATTCAAAAGGCAAGAAGTAAAGTTTTTGATTTGCACCGATGTTGCAGCTAGAGGTTTAGATATCTCTGGATTACCTTTCA TGATCAACATTACTTTACCCGACGAGAAATCGAACTACGTGCATCGTATAGGTAGAGTGGGCAGAGCCGAACGAATGGGCTTAGCCATTTCATTAGTTAGTAAAGTTCCTGAAAAAGTGTGGTATCACGGCGAATGGTGTCCTTCCCGTGGAAGGAACTGCAGCAATACCAATCTTACAGACAGAGGTGGTTGTTGTATGTGGTATAACGAGCCCAAC TACTTAGCTGAAATTGAGGATCACTTGAATATCACAATTCAACAAATCGAAGCGGACATGAAAGTTCCAATGAATGACTTTGACGGAAAAGTTGTATATGGAGAGAAGAAAGCAGCCATGG GTTCGAACTATCAGAATCACGTCCAGCAAATGGCGCCTTACGTGGCCGAATTATCATCTTTGGAATCAAAAACACAAATTTTATACTTGAAAAGGCACATGGCTACCGCAGCGAACTGA